The Carassius gibelio isolate Cgi1373 ecotype wild population from Czech Republic chromosome B14, carGib1.2-hapl.c, whole genome shotgun sequence genome has a segment encoding these proteins:
- the LOC127971914 gene encoding cleavage stimulation factor subunit 2: MANLAIAAAAAAARDPAVDRSLRSVFVGNIPYEATEEQLKDIFSEVGLVVSFRLVYDRETGKPKGYGFCEYQDQETALSAMRNLNGREFSGRALRVDNAASEKNKEELKSLGTGAPVIESPYGDSCLPEEAPESISRAVASLPPEQMFELMKQMKLCVQNSPQEARNMLLQNPQLAYALLQAQVVMRIVDPEIALKMLHRPAVVQPINPSAQPGAVPVPNQNLPQPNVPVSQPQPMQGMHVNGAPQMMQPPQMGGGVPGPMAGQGPMGPAAGMQPQIGIPPGGPVPMDRGPVPIVDPRAPMRGAPQGPPGIPPRGLLGDGPNDPRGGSLVNVSGEMEPGHGYIGGPPQHQGPPMHMAPPDMRGPHDMRGGPMMGEPRGPMMEQRGPPMEARGRDPRAVDARVPISGQRVPVAGGMQGPPPHGMGQSAPPAARPGPTSDASSQDHEKAALIMQVLQLTPEQIAMLPPEQRQSILILKEQIQKTAGAP; encoded by the exons ATGGCGAATTTAGCAATTGCTGCGGCAGCTGCAGCTGCCAGAGACCCGGCCGTGGACCGCTCGTTACGCTCGGTTTTCG TGGGAAACATCCCATATGAGGCCACAGAGGAGCAGCTGAAAGACATCTTCTCAGAGGTTGGACTTGTCGTCAGTTTTAG GTTGGTGTATGATAGAGAAACGGGTAAGCCAAAGGGATATGGCTTTTGTGAGTACCAGGATCAGGAGACAGCGCTCAGTGCCATGCGTAACCTGAATGGCAGAGAGTTCAGTGGCAGAGCCCTCCGCGTCGATAACGCTGctagtgaaaaaaataaagaggAGCTCAAAA GTTTGGGGACTGGAGCTCCAGTTATTGAGTCCCCTTATGGAGACAGCTGCTTACCAGAAGAAGCCCCAGAGTCCATTAGCAGGGCAGTAGCCAGTCTGCCTCCAGAGCAGATGTTTGAGCTAATGAAACAGATGAAG CTATGTGTGCAAAACAGTCCCCAGGAGGCCAGGAACATGCTCCTGCAGAACCCTCAGCTCGCTTATGCCCTGCTGCAGGCTCAGGTGGTCATGAGGATTGTGGACCCTGAAATCGCTCTG AAAATGCTCCACCGTCCAGCTGTGGTTCAGCCCATAAACCCAAGTGCTCAACCCGGAGCGGTACCAGTACCTAACCAGAACCTCCCTCAGCCCAATGTGCCTGTCTCTCAGCCTCAGCCAATG CAGGGCATGCATGTGAATGGAGCCCCTCAGATGATGCAGCCTCCACAGATGGGAGGCGGAGTACCCGGGCCGATGGCAGGACAGGGACCCATGGGACCAGCTG CTGGGATGCAACCTCAGATAGGGATCCCTCCAGGAGGCCCTGTGCCCATGGATAGAGGACCAG TGCCGATAGTAGACCCACGTGCCCCAATGCGAGGAGCCCCTCAAGGCCCTCCAGGGATCCCACCCAGAGGCTTGCTTGGCGATGGTCCGAATGACCCACGAGGTGGATCATTGGTCAATGTTAGTGGAGAAATGGAGCCGGG GCATGGTTACATCGGAGGCCCTCCACAGCATCAGGGGCCGCCCATGCATATGGCGCCCCCAGACATGCGTGGCCCTCATGACATGAGAGGAGGACCCATGATGGGAGAACCTAGAGGTCCTATGATGGAGCAGCGTGGTCCACCCATGGAGGCAAGAG GTCGTGATCCAAGAGCTGTTGATGCTCGGGTTCCGATATCTGGCCAGAGGGTTCCTGTGGCTGGTGGAATGCAGGGTCCCCCTCCCCACGGCATGGGACAAAGTGCACCTCCAGCAGCGAGACCA GGTCCTACATCAGATGCGTCATCACAAGACCACGAGAAA GCTGCCTTGATAATGCAGGTCCTGCAGCTGACCCCAGAACAGATCGCCATGCTGCCACCAGAACAGAGACAGAGTATCCTGATACTGAAGGAGCAGATTCAGAAGACAGCAGGTGCACCCTGA